In a single window of the Flavobacterium ammoniigenes genome:
- a CDS encoding APC family permease yields the protein MTENNQPGDFKRELGLLDGTMLVVGSMIGSGIFIVSADIARQVGSAGWLTLIWLISGLITMIAAVSYGELSAMFPKAGGQYVYLKEAYNKLIAFLYGWSFFSVIQTGTIAAVGVGFSKFAAYLIPSLSDENILLDLGSFKLNAAQIVSIVTIVLLTYVNSRGVKNSKTLQTVLTVIKILSLFGLIIFGFLLAAKAEVWNANWSDAWNTRSFNTETGSWLPIGGTALLTGISAAMVGSLFSSDAWNGVTFIAGEIKNPKRNVGLSLFLGTFIVTIIYVLTNLMYLAVIPLDEIATAKSDRVAVVASQYTFGDIGTIIIAVMIMISTFACNNGLIMAGARVYYTMAKDGLFLKKAANLNSASVPEWALWVQCVWASVLCLTGKYGDLLDFVIIIVLIFYILTIYGIFILRKKMPEAERPYKAFGYPFLPLVYIVIASAVCISLLITKFSTCGWGVLIMLTGIPIYYATKPKE from the coding sequence ATGACAGAAAATAACCAACCAGGAGATTTTAAACGTGAATTAGGATTGTTAGACGGAACCATGTTGGTCGTTGGATCAATGATTGGATCTGGAATTTTCATTGTAAGTGCTGATATTGCTAGGCAAGTAGGATCGGCTGGATGGTTGACTTTAATTTGGTTAATCTCAGGATTAATTACCATGATTGCAGCTGTAAGTTATGGAGAGTTGAGCGCTATGTTTCCAAAAGCAGGTGGTCAATATGTCTATTTAAAAGAGGCCTATAATAAATTAATTGCATTTCTATACGGTTGGAGTTTCTTTTCTGTAATTCAAACTGGAACTATTGCTGCTGTTGGGGTAGGTTTTTCAAAATTTGCTGCTTATTTAATTCCTTCTTTGAGTGATGAGAATATTCTATTGGATTTGGGATCATTTAAATTGAATGCAGCCCAAATTGTTTCTATTGTTACGATTGTATTACTTACTTATGTAAATAGCCGAGGGGTTAAAAACAGCAAAACATTGCAAACCGTTTTAACTGTAATTAAAATTCTGTCTTTATTCGGTTTGATAATTTTCGGATTTTTATTGGCCGCTAAGGCTGAAGTTTGGAATGCCAACTGGTCTGATGCTTGGAACACGCGTTCCTTCAATACGGAAACTGGTTCATGGTTACCAATTGGCGGAACTGCTTTATTGACGGGTATTTCTGCTGCTATGGTGGGATCTTTGTTTTCAAGTGATGCTTGGAATGGCGTTACATTTATAGCAGGCGAAATTAAGAATCCAAAACGCAATGTTGGTTTGAGTTTGTTTCTTGGAACTTTTATTGTTACGATCATTTATGTATTGACCAATTTGATGTATTTAGCAGTAATTCCATTGGATGAAATTGCTACAGCCAAATCGGATCGAGTAGCTGTGGTTGCCTCTCAATATACTTTTGGTGATATTGGAACCATTATTATTGCGGTAATGATTATGATTTCTACTTTCGCTTGTAACAACGGATTGATCATGGCAGGAGCAAGAGTGTATTATACCATGGCTAAAGATGGTTTGTTTTTGAAAAAAGCAGCTAATCTGAATTCGGCAAGTGTTCCTGAATGGGCGCTTTGGGTACAATGTGTCTGGGCTTCCGTTTTATGCTTGACTGGGAAATATGGTGATTTATTAGATTTTGTGATCATTATTGTGTTAATTTTTTACATTCTAACGATCTATGGAATTTTCATTCTTCGCAAAAAAATGCCAGAAGCTGAACGTCCTTATAAAGCGTTTGGATATCCATTCTTACCTTTGGTATATATTGTAATTGCTTCTGCAGTTTGTATTTCCTTATTGATTACTAAAT
- a CDS encoding peptidoglycan endopeptidase, whose product MKFYKLLFIIAFINFSNVFSQEKLIKHTVKKGETISAIAQKYQVEPSAIYELNPDCSRVLKLESIILIPRSTSKGSKVKTESKITSIEKTHEVQPKETLFGIAKQYEISLEELNTANPELVETGLKAGQKIKIPTKDNQNNAALIKKDTPKLEPKKEVVLKDKNGKSVAESVVLTTTTLTHEVLPSETKFGIAKQYGISVADLDKVNPILENEALKAGQKILIPVKEGTVVSQPIVKQAEVVSPIKIEVKENAKEPIVVINKEKVEENAAIVTHEVLAKETKYGIAKKYGISVADLEAQNPNIIKNLYVGAKLNISGAKAIQEAVVVAVNNDNSDTEEIKDNLTIASSLAKWNTNEELADELIRMASDNLGIGYRSGGTNKNGFDCSGLMYATFSSLDIKLPRSSQEMATIGTVIDVNQAQKGDLIFFKTRGGNQINHVGMVVEVNEGEIRFIHSATHGGVIISSTKEKYYEKNFTQINRVLQQ is encoded by the coding sequence ATGAAATTCTACAAACTACTTTTTATAATAGCATTCATCAATTTTTCGAATGTTTTTTCTCAAGAAAAACTGATTAAACATACGGTAAAAAAAGGCGAAACCATTTCTGCTATTGCACAGAAATACCAAGTGGAACCATCCGCTATATATGAACTTAATCCAGATTGTAGCCGAGTACTCAAATTAGAATCTATTATTTTAATTCCGCGTTCGACATCAAAAGGATCGAAAGTCAAAACAGAATCGAAGATTACTTCTATTGAAAAGACTCACGAAGTTCAGCCAAAAGAAACTTTATTTGGGATTGCGAAACAATATGAAATCTCTCTAGAGGAACTTAATACTGCCAATCCAGAATTAGTAGAAACAGGATTAAAAGCAGGTCAAAAAATTAAGATTCCAACTAAAGACAATCAAAACAATGCAGCTCTAATCAAGAAAGATACCCCAAAATTAGAACCTAAAAAAGAGGTAGTTCTTAAAGATAAAAATGGTAAGAGCGTTGCTGAATCTGTTGTGCTTACAACAACAACTCTAACTCACGAAGTATTGCCTTCAGAAACAAAATTTGGAATTGCAAAACAATACGGAATTTCAGTAGCCGATTTAGATAAAGTAAATCCGATATTGGAAAACGAAGCGCTTAAAGCAGGGCAAAAAATTCTAATTCCTGTAAAAGAAGGAACCGTAGTGAGTCAGCCAATCGTGAAACAAGCTGAGGTAGTGTCTCCAATAAAAATAGAGGTAAAAGAAAATGCAAAAGAACCAATAGTAGTAATAAATAAAGAAAAGGTTGAAGAAAATGCTGCAATTGTTACTCACGAAGTACTGGCGAAAGAAACTAAATATGGTATCGCTAAAAAGTATGGTATTTCGGTAGCCGATTTAGAAGCTCAAAATCCCAACATAATTAAAAATCTATATGTGGGTGCAAAATTAAATATTTCGGGCGCTAAAGCGATTCAGGAAGCTGTTGTTGTAGCAGTGAATAATGACAATTCAGATACCGAAGAAATTAAGGATAATTTGACTATTGCAAGTAGTCTTGCCAAATGGAATACCAATGAAGAGCTTGCGGATGAATTGATTCGTATGGCATCGGATAATTTAGGAATTGGTTACCGATCAGGAGGAACTAACAAAAATGGTTTTGATTGTTCGGGCTTAATGTATGCTACTTTTAGTTCTTTGGATATTAAATTGCCAAGATCTTCCCAAGAAATGGCTACAATTGGAACAGTTATAGATGTTAATCAAGCTCAAAAGGGCGATTTGATTTTCTTCAAAACCAGAGGCGGTAATCAGATTAATCATGTCGGAATGGTTGTCGAAGTTAACGAGGGCGAGATTCGATTCATACACTCTGCTACTCACGGTGGTGTGATTATTTCCTCTACAAAAGAAAAATATTACGAGAAAAATTTCACTCAAATTAACAGGGTGTTACAACAATAG